One Roseimaritima multifibrata DNA window includes the following coding sequences:
- a CDS encoding type 1 glutamine amidotransferase domain-containing protein, with amino-acid sequence MSHSKLSNKTVAFLVTDGFEQVELTKSWDAVKAAGATVRLVSIHSGKVQGVHHDEKGEQFDVDSCVGDVSASDFDALVLPGGVFNPDALRVNDEAVDFVRDFFKQLKPVAAICHGPWTLIEAGAVRGRRVTSWPSLKTDLVNAGADWVNEQCVCDQGLVTSRNPDDLPAFCEKVIEEIAEGKHAQQTV; translated from the coding sequence ATGTCGCATTCCAAACTCAGCAACAAAACCGTCGCGTTCCTCGTGACCGATGGTTTTGAACAGGTCGAACTGACCAAATCCTGGGACGCCGTCAAAGCTGCCGGGGCAACGGTCAGGCTGGTATCAATCCATTCCGGCAAAGTCCAAGGGGTCCACCACGACGAAAAAGGTGAACAATTTGATGTCGACTCCTGCGTCGGTGATGTCAGTGCATCGGACTTCGATGCTTTGGTACTGCCCGGCGGAGTCTTCAACCCGGACGCCCTTCGAGTTAATGACGAGGCCGTCGATTTCGTTCGCGATTTCTTCAAACAGCTTAAGCCCGTCGCAGCGATCTGCCACGGACCGTGGACGTTGATCGAAGCCGGCGCGGTCCGAGGCCGGCGTGTGACCTCATGGCCCAGCTTAAAAACGGATCTGGTCAACGCTGGTGCCGATTGGGTGAACGAACAATGTGTATGCGACCAGGGCCTCGTGACTAGTCGCAACCCAGACGACTTGCCAGCGTTCTGCGAGAAGGTGATCGAAGAGATCGCCGAAGGGAAGCACGCGCAGCAAACCGTCTGA